A stretch of Mauremys reevesii isolate NIE-2019 linkage group 25, ASM1616193v1, whole genome shotgun sequence DNA encodes these proteins:
- the CDK2 gene encoding cyclin-dependent kinase 2 isoform X1 has protein sequence MENFQKVEKLGEGTYGVVYKARNKVTGEVVALKKIRLDTETEGVPSTAIREISLLKELNHSNIVKLLDVIHTENKLYLVFEFLHQDLKKFMDASSISGIPLPLIKSYLFQLLQGLAFCHSHRVLHRDLKPQNLLINAEGAIKLADFGLARAFGVPVRTYTHEVVTLWYRAPEILLGCKYYSTAVDIWSLGCIFAEMITRRALFPGDSEIDQLFRIFRTLGTPDEAVWPGVTSMPDYKPSFPKWARQDFSKVVPPLDEEGRKLLAQMLHYDPNKRISAKSALNHPFFQDVTKAVPHLRL, from the exons ATGGAGAACTTCCAGAAGGTGGAGAAGCTCGGCGAGGGCACCTACGGGGTTGTCTACAAGGCCCGGAACAAAGTCACCGGCGAGGTGGTGGCGCTGAAGAAAATCCGCCTGGATAC AGAGACGGAGGGCGTCCCCAGCACGGCCATCCGGGAGATCTCCCTGCTCAAGGAGCTGAATCACTCCAACATCGTCAA GCTGCTGGACGTGATCCACACGGAGAACAAGCTCTACCTGGTCTTCGAGTTCCTGCACCAGGACCTGAAGAAGTTCATGGACGCGTCCTCCATCAGCGGCATCCCTCTGCCCCTCATCAAG AGTTACctgttccagctgctgcagggcctGGCCTTCTGCCACTCGCACCGGGTGCTGCACCGCGACCTCAAGCCGCAGAACCTGCTCATCAATGCCGAGGGAGCCATCAAGCTGGCAGACTTCGGGCTGGCGCGGGCGTTCGGCGTGCCGGTGCGAACTTACACCCATGAG GTGGTGACTCTCTGGTACCGGGCCCCTGAAATCCTGCTCGGCTGCAAGTACTACTCGACGGCCGTGGATATCTGGAGCCTGGGCTGCATCTTTGCCGAGATG ATCACCAGGCGAGCCCTGTTCCCCGGAGACTCGGAAATTGACCAGCTCTTCCGCATCTTCCGGACGCTGGGCACCCCGGACGAGGCCGTGTGGCCGGGGGTCACTTCCATGCCCGATTACAAGCCCAGCTTCCCCAAATGGGCCAGGCAGGACTTCAGCAAGGTGGTGCCCCCGCTGGACGAGGAGGGGAGGAAGCTCTTGGCT CAAATGCTGCACTACGACCCCAACAAGCGGATTTCGGCCAAGTCAGCGCTGAACCATCCCTTCTTCCAGGACGTCACCAAGGCCGTCCCTCACCTGCGCTTGTGA
- the CDK2 gene encoding cyclin-dependent kinase 2 isoform X2: MDASSISGIPLPLIKSYLFQLLQGLAFCHSHRVLHRDLKPQNLLINAEGAIKLADFGLARAFGVPVRTYTHEVVTLWYRAPEILLGCKYYSTAVDIWSLGCIFAEMITRRALFPGDSEIDQLFRIFRTLGTPDEAVWPGVTSMPDYKPSFPKWARQDFSKVVPPLDEEGRKLLAQMLHYDPNKRISAKSALNHPFFQDVTKAVPHLRL; encoded by the exons ATGGACGCGTCCTCCATCAGCGGCATCCCTCTGCCCCTCATCAAG AGTTACctgttccagctgctgcagggcctGGCCTTCTGCCACTCGCACCGGGTGCTGCACCGCGACCTCAAGCCGCAGAACCTGCTCATCAATGCCGAGGGAGCCATCAAGCTGGCAGACTTCGGGCTGGCGCGGGCGTTCGGCGTGCCGGTGCGAACTTACACCCATGAG GTGGTGACTCTCTGGTACCGGGCCCCTGAAATCCTGCTCGGCTGCAAGTACTACTCGACGGCCGTGGATATCTGGAGCCTGGGCTGCATCTTTGCCGAGATG ATCACCAGGCGAGCCCTGTTCCCCGGAGACTCGGAAATTGACCAGCTCTTCCGCATCTTCCGGACGCTGGGCACCCCGGACGAGGCCGTGTGGCCGGGGGTCACTTCCATGCCCGATTACAAGCCCAGCTTCCCCAAATGGGCCAGGCAGGACTTCAGCAAGGTGGTGCCCCCGCTGGACGAGGAGGGGAGGAAGCTCTTGGCT CAAATGCTGCACTACGACCCCAACAAGCGGATTTCGGCCAAGTCAGCGCTGAACCATCCCTTCTTCCAGGACGTCACCAAGGCCGTCCCTCACCTGCGCTTGTGA
- the RAB5B gene encoding ras-related protein Rab-5B — protein sequence MTSRGAARPNGQSQASKICQFKLVLLGESAVGKSSLVLRFVKGQFHEYQESTIGAAFLTQSVCLDDTTVKFEIWDTAGQERYHSLAPMYYRGAQAAIVVYDITNQETFARAKTWVKELQRQASPSIVIALAGNKADLANKRMVEYEEAQAYADDNSLLFMETSAKTAMNVNDLFLAIAKKLPKSEPQSTGGVAGRNRGVDLHEQTQQNKSQCCSN from the exons ATGACCAGCAGAGGAGCCGCCCGGCCGAATGGTCAGTCCCAAGCCAGTAAAATCTGTCAATTTAAGCTGGTGCTGCTGGGCGAGTCCGCGGTGGGGAAGTCCAGTCTGGTGCTGCGCTTCGTCAAGGGTCAGTTCCACGAATACCAGGAGAGCACCATTGGGG CGGCGTTTCTCACACAGTCCGTCTGCCTGGATGACACAACGGTCAAGTTTGAGATCTGGGACACGGCTGGCCAGGAGCGATACCACAGTCTGGCCCCCATGTATTACCGGGGGGCACAAGCTGCCATTGTGGTCTATGACATCACCAACCAG GAAACGTTTGCCCGAGCGAAGACATGGGTGAAAGAGCTGCAGCGGCAAGCCAGCCCCAGCATTGTCATAGCCCTCGCAGGCAACAAGGCCGACCTCGCCAACAAGCGCATGGTAGAATATGAA GAGGCACAAGCTTATGCAGATGACAACAGCCTATTGTTCATGGAGACGTCGGCCAAGACCGCGATGAATGTTAACGATCTCTTCCTGGCGATAG ccaAGAAGCTGCCAAAGAGCGAGCCGCAGAGCACGGGTGGCGTGGCGGGACGGAACCGAGGGGTGGACCTCCACGAGCAGACCCAGCAGAACAAGAGCCAGTGTTGTAGCAACTGA
- the SUOX gene encoding sulfite oxidase, mitochondrial isoform X1, with the protein MSLAEATPFPGLKGAGSGRGAVTFLPPRAALTGPAEMLLLRPIVRGPWVLQRTPRLAAVAWGSHPQACTAWTPSRTHGTWSPGDGSRRWKVTAVGALLGLGAGLAYGDHRRRAAEAEPNAEAVPGAPYPVFTRQEVGRHRSLAERVWVTYGGEVFDITDFVELHPGGKSKILLAAGGALEPFWAMYAVHSQEHVLEILRAYKVGELSPEEQSQPSQGDPYSGDPPRHPALKVNSLKPFNAEPPAELLTENYLTPNQLFFKRNHLPVPAVDPASYRLQVEGPGGRGLALSLPELKRRFPKHEVTVTLQCAGNRRSEMSRVRQVKGLEWGVAAISTARWGGVRLRDVLAHAGYGEEEEEAGEQHVCFEGLDKDLSGAAYGASIPYRTAMGRGADVLLAYEMNGEELPRDHGYPLRVVVPGVVGARNVKWLGRVSVSREESPSHWQRNDYKGFSPAVDWDTVDFTTAPAIQELPVQSAITEPAPGATVPPGELTVKGYAWSGGGRGVVRVDVSLDGGRTWRVAELTGEEQRPGRAWAWRLWRLTAPVPPDAAELDIVCKAVDASYNVQPDTVEPIWNLRGVLSNAWHRVRVTVAED; encoded by the exons ATGTCACTCGCCGAGGCCACGCCCTTCCCCGGCCTTAAAGGCGCAGGCTCGGGCCGGGGGGCGGTGACGTTCCTTCCCCCGCGCGCCGCGCTCACAG GTCCGGCGGAGATGCTGCTGCTCAGACCCATTGTGAGAGGACCCTGGGTCCTCCAGAGAACACCtag GTTGGCAGCTGTAGCCTGGGGGTCCCACCCACAAGCCTGCACTGCCTggaccccctcccgcactcatggcacctGGAGCCCGGGCGACGGCAGCCGGAGATGGAAGGTCACCGCCGTGGGGGCTCTGCTGGGCCTAGGCGCCGGCCTGGCCTACGGAGATCACCGCCGGCGg GCGGCGGAGGCCGAGCCAAACGCCGAGGCCGTGCCCGGGGCGCCGTACCCCGTGTTCACCCGCCAGGAGGTGGGGCGGCACCGCAGCCTGGCCGAGCGGGTCTGGGTGACCTACGGGGGCGAGGTCTTCGACATCACCGACTTCGTGGAGCTGCACCCGGGGGGCAAGAGCAAGATCCTGCTGGCGGCAGGGGGCGCCCTGGAGCCCTTCTGGGCCATGTACGCCGTGCACAGCCAGGAGCACGTGCTGGAGATCCTGCGGGCCTACAAGGTGGGGGAGCTGAGCCCCGAGGAGCAGAGCCAGCCCAGCCAGGGGGACCCCTACTCCGGGGACCCCCCTCGGCACCCCGCCCTCAAAGTCAACAGCCTCAAGCCCTTCAACGCGGAGCCGCCGGCCGAGCTGCTGACCGAGAACTACCTGACGCCCAACCAGCTGTTCTTCAAACGCAACCACCTGCCGGTGCCGGCCGTGGACCCCGCCAGCTACCGGCTGCaggtggaggggcctgggggccgggggctggcGCTCTCGCTGCCCGAGCTCAAGCGCCGCTTTCCCAAGCACGAGGTGACGGTCACCCTGCAGTGCGCCGGGAACCGCCGGTCGGAGATGAGCCGCGTCCGGCAGGtgaaggggctggagtggggggtggCGGCCATCAGCACGGCCCGCTGGGGCGGCGTCCGGCTCCGGGATGTCCTGGCGCACGCCGGctacggggaggaggaggaggaggccgggGAGCAGCACGTCTGCTTCGAGGGCCTGGATAAGGACCTGAGTGGGGCGGCCTACGGCGCCTCCATCCCCTACCGCACGGCCATGGGCCGCGGGGCCGACGTGCTGCTGGCCTACGAGATGAACGGCGAGGAGCTGCCGCGGGACCACGGCTACCCGCTGCGGGTGGTGGTGCCGGGCGTGGTGGGCGCCCGCAACGTTAAGTGGCTGGGTCGGGTCTCCGTGAGCCGGGAGGAGAGCCCAAGCCACTGGCAGCGCAACGACTACAAGGGCTTCTCGCCCGCCGTGGACTGGGACACGGTGGATTTCACCACGGCCCCCGCCATCCAGGAGCTGCCCGTCCAGTCGGCCATCACGGAGCCCGCGCCGGGGGCCACCGTCCCGCCCGGGGAGCTGACGGTCAAGGGCTACGCCTGGAGCGGGGGCGGGCGCGGCGTGGTGCGCGTGGACGTCTCGCTGGACGGCGGCCGGACGTGGCGCGTGGCTGAGCTGACGGGCGAGGAGcagcggccgggccgggcctgggccTGGCGCCTGTGGCGGCTCACGGCCCCCGTCCCCCCCGACGCCGCGGAGCTGGACATCGTCTGCAAGGCCGTGGACGCCAGCTACAACGTGCAGCCCGACACCGTGGAGCCCATCTGGAACCTGCGGGGGGTGCTGAGCAACGCCTGGCACCGCGTCCGCGTCACCGTGGCTGAGGATTaa
- the SUOX gene encoding sulfite oxidase, mitochondrial isoform X2, which translates to MLLLRPIVRGPWVLQRTPRLAAVAWGSHPQACTAWTPSRTHGTWSPGDGSRRWKVTAVGALLGLGAGLAYGDHRRRAAEAEPNAEAVPGAPYPVFTRQEVGRHRSLAERVWVTYGGEVFDITDFVELHPGGKSKILLAAGGALEPFWAMYAVHSQEHVLEILRAYKVGELSPEEQSQPSQGDPYSGDPPRHPALKVNSLKPFNAEPPAELLTENYLTPNQLFFKRNHLPVPAVDPASYRLQVEGPGGRGLALSLPELKRRFPKHEVTVTLQCAGNRRSEMSRVRQVKGLEWGVAAISTARWGGVRLRDVLAHAGYGEEEEEAGEQHVCFEGLDKDLSGAAYGASIPYRTAMGRGADVLLAYEMNGEELPRDHGYPLRVVVPGVVGARNVKWLGRVSVSREESPSHWQRNDYKGFSPAVDWDTVDFTTAPAIQELPVQSAITEPAPGATVPPGELTVKGYAWSGGGRGVVRVDVSLDGGRTWRVAELTGEEQRPGRAWAWRLWRLTAPVPPDAAELDIVCKAVDASYNVQPDTVEPIWNLRGVLSNAWHRVRVTVAED; encoded by the exons ATGCTGCTGCTCAGACCCATTGTGAGAGGACCCTGGGTCCTCCAGAGAACACCtag GTTGGCAGCTGTAGCCTGGGGGTCCCACCCACAAGCCTGCACTGCCTggaccccctcccgcactcatggcacctGGAGCCCGGGCGACGGCAGCCGGAGATGGAAGGTCACCGCCGTGGGGGCTCTGCTGGGCCTAGGCGCCGGCCTGGCCTACGGAGATCACCGCCGGCGg GCGGCGGAGGCCGAGCCAAACGCCGAGGCCGTGCCCGGGGCGCCGTACCCCGTGTTCACCCGCCAGGAGGTGGGGCGGCACCGCAGCCTGGCCGAGCGGGTCTGGGTGACCTACGGGGGCGAGGTCTTCGACATCACCGACTTCGTGGAGCTGCACCCGGGGGGCAAGAGCAAGATCCTGCTGGCGGCAGGGGGCGCCCTGGAGCCCTTCTGGGCCATGTACGCCGTGCACAGCCAGGAGCACGTGCTGGAGATCCTGCGGGCCTACAAGGTGGGGGAGCTGAGCCCCGAGGAGCAGAGCCAGCCCAGCCAGGGGGACCCCTACTCCGGGGACCCCCCTCGGCACCCCGCCCTCAAAGTCAACAGCCTCAAGCCCTTCAACGCGGAGCCGCCGGCCGAGCTGCTGACCGAGAACTACCTGACGCCCAACCAGCTGTTCTTCAAACGCAACCACCTGCCGGTGCCGGCCGTGGACCCCGCCAGCTACCGGCTGCaggtggaggggcctgggggccgggggctggcGCTCTCGCTGCCCGAGCTCAAGCGCCGCTTTCCCAAGCACGAGGTGACGGTCACCCTGCAGTGCGCCGGGAACCGCCGGTCGGAGATGAGCCGCGTCCGGCAGGtgaaggggctggagtggggggtggCGGCCATCAGCACGGCCCGCTGGGGCGGCGTCCGGCTCCGGGATGTCCTGGCGCACGCCGGctacggggaggaggaggaggaggccgggGAGCAGCACGTCTGCTTCGAGGGCCTGGATAAGGACCTGAGTGGGGCGGCCTACGGCGCCTCCATCCCCTACCGCACGGCCATGGGCCGCGGGGCCGACGTGCTGCTGGCCTACGAGATGAACGGCGAGGAGCTGCCGCGGGACCACGGCTACCCGCTGCGGGTGGTGGTGCCGGGCGTGGTGGGCGCCCGCAACGTTAAGTGGCTGGGTCGGGTCTCCGTGAGCCGGGAGGAGAGCCCAAGCCACTGGCAGCGCAACGACTACAAGGGCTTCTCGCCCGCCGTGGACTGGGACACGGTGGATTTCACCACGGCCCCCGCCATCCAGGAGCTGCCCGTCCAGTCGGCCATCACGGAGCCCGCGCCGGGGGCCACCGTCCCGCCCGGGGAGCTGACGGTCAAGGGCTACGCCTGGAGCGGGGGCGGGCGCGGCGTGGTGCGCGTGGACGTCTCGCTGGACGGCGGCCGGACGTGGCGCGTGGCTGAGCTGACGGGCGAGGAGcagcggccgggccgggcctgggccTGGCGCCTGTGGCGGCTCACGGCCCCCGTCCCCCCCGACGCCGCGGAGCTGGACATCGTCTGCAAGGCCGTGGACGCCAGCTACAACGTGCAGCCCGACACCGTGGAGCCCATCTGGAACCTGCGGGGGGTGCTGAGCAACGCCTGGCACCGCGTCCGCGTCACCGTGGCTGAGGATTaa